In Luteitalea sp. TBR-22, one genomic interval encodes:
- a CDS encoding sigma-54-dependent transcriptional regulator encodes MTMPSPVRTDTAPILIADDDEAVRASLALLLKQAGYRTHAVGSPDAAVDWLAQQPCSLVLQDMNFSRRTSGEEGLDLLRRIREAHPALPVVLVTAWGSIALAVEGMRLGAADFVTKPWTNPALLQSVQTALRLAGTGTHEAAPISREDLDASYDFDAIVTADARMLKLLQLVGRVAATDASVLITGESGTGKELIADALHRNSHRRRKPFVKVNLGGISASLFESEMFGHVRGAFTDARHDRQGRFEMADGGTIFLDEIGDLDASSQVKLLRVLQDRTYEVLGSSQQRTVDVRVVAATNRALPEMVRRGEFREDLLYRINLITVHLPALRERPGDIPLLARRFVQALAQHQGRDSLTISPAAVKWLQALPWPGNIRQLKQWIERAALVTPGQVLDVDDFRATSEMEGTAAPRALQDALPPVGSMTMEEIERAMILKSLRHHGGNLSRVAESLGFSRAALYRRLEKHGIAV; translated from the coding sequence ATGACCATGCCTTCTCCTGTGCGGACCGACACCGCGCCGATCCTCATCGCCGACGACGATGAGGCGGTGCGGGCGTCGCTGGCGCTGCTGCTGAAGCAGGCCGGCTACCGCACCCATGCGGTCGGCTCGCCCGATGCAGCCGTCGACTGGCTGGCGCAGCAGCCGTGCAGCCTGGTGCTGCAGGACATGAACTTCTCGCGCCGCACGTCGGGCGAGGAGGGTCTCGACCTGCTGCGCCGCATCCGCGAGGCGCATCCGGCGCTGCCGGTCGTCCTGGTCACGGCCTGGGGCTCGATCGCGCTCGCCGTCGAGGGCATGCGACTCGGCGCGGCGGACTTCGTGACCAAGCCGTGGACCAACCCGGCCCTGTTGCAGTCGGTGCAGACGGCGCTCCGCCTGGCCGGCACCGGAACCCACGAGGCCGCGCCCATCTCCCGCGAGGACCTCGACGCCAGCTACGACTTCGATGCCATCGTCACGGCCGACGCCCGCATGCTGAAGCTGCTGCAGCTGGTCGGCCGCGTCGCGGCCACCGACGCGTCGGTGCTGATCACGGGCGAGAGCGGCACCGGCAAGGAACTGATCGCCGACGCGCTGCACCGCAACAGTCACCGCCGCAGGAAGCCGTTCGTCAAGGTGAACCTCGGCGGCATCTCGGCCTCGCTGTTCGAGAGCGAGATGTTCGGCCACGTGCGCGGCGCGTTCACCGACGCCAGGCACGACCGGCAGGGCCGCTTCGAGATGGCCGACGGCGGCACGATCTTCCTCGACGAGATCGGCGACCTCGACGCGTCGTCGCAGGTGAAGCTGCTCCGCGTGCTGCAGGACCGCACCTACGAGGTGCTCGGCTCCAGCCAGCAGCGGACGGTCGACGTGCGCGTGGTGGCCGCGACCAACCGCGCGCTGCCCGAGATGGTGCGGCGGGGCGAGTTCCGCGAGGACCTCCTGTACCGCATCAACCTGATCACGGTCCACCTCCCGGCGCTGCGGGAGCGACCCGGCGACATCCCGCTCCTCGCGCGCCGGTTCGTGCAGGCACTCGCGCAGCACCAGGGGCGGGATTCACTCACCATCAGCCCCGCTGCCGTGAAGTGGCTGCAGGCCCTCCCGTGGCCCGGCAACATCCGGCAGCTCAAACAGTGGATCGAGCGCGCCGCGCTCGTCACGCCAGGACAGGTGCTCGACGTGGACGACTTCCGCGCGACCTCGGAGATGGAGGGCACGGCCGCCCCCCGCGCATTGCAGGACGCCCTGCCCCCGGTGGGCAGCATGACGATGGAGGAGATCGAGCGGGCGATGATCCTGAAGTCGCTGCGACACCACGGCGGCAACCTCAGCCGCGTCGCCGAGTCGCTGGGCTTCAGCCGCGCCGCGTTGTATCGTCGGCTCGAGAAGCATGGCATCGCCGTGTGA
- a CDS encoding ABC transporter permease → MALHLLKLIWNRKRANFLIVTEILLSFLVLAAVTTVAVHYWRNYQAPLGFSYERIWDIVVRVPRGIDSTPEVDRERLARFVRLMEAVRQAPEVESASHVQMPSFRNWEWNSEVTLPDGRRVDFNGNRGGDELAATLSIPVVHGRWFAREDTGQNWDAVVINAAMARALFGTEQAAGRMMPRGDTRAPRPGEAPSRPQRVVGVIQDYRQFGEYSTPGNYMLERNDIVSAAQPPAATASGATGQPAGADGKPTEPRVEAQLPGAIMLRLRPGVDAQFEERLVKNLQAIAPDWGFTMKPVEDVRSEYLRNNYLTPLMIMGMVAGFLLLMVALGLSGVLWQNVTQRIRELGLRRAKGADRARIKLQIFMELALMTGIAIGLGAIILAQLPMFGWLGPVPPGLYVASLVLAALLLFVLTSFCGWYPSLLATRIPPAEALRYE, encoded by the coding sequence ATGGCGCTGCACCTGCTGAAGCTGATCTGGAACCGCAAGCGCGCGAACTTCCTGATCGTCACCGAGATCCTCCTGTCGTTCCTCGTGCTGGCGGCGGTGACGACCGTGGCCGTGCACTACTGGCGCAACTACCAGGCGCCACTGGGGTTCTCGTACGAGCGGATCTGGGACATCGTCGTGCGCGTCCCCCGCGGGATCGACTCGACGCCCGAGGTCGATCGCGAGCGGCTGGCGCGCTTCGTGCGCCTGATGGAAGCGGTGCGGCAGGCGCCCGAGGTGGAGAGCGCCAGCCATGTGCAGATGCCCTCGTTCCGCAACTGGGAGTGGAACAGCGAGGTGACGCTGCCCGATGGGCGCCGGGTCGACTTCAACGGCAATCGTGGCGGCGACGAGCTGGCGGCCACCCTGTCGATCCCGGTCGTGCACGGGCGCTGGTTCGCGCGCGAGGATACCGGGCAGAACTGGGATGCGGTGGTGATCAACGCGGCGATGGCCCGCGCGCTCTTCGGCACGGAGCAGGCCGCCGGCCGGATGATGCCGCGCGGCGACACCCGGGCGCCGCGTCCGGGCGAGGCGCCGTCGCGGCCGCAGCGTGTCGTGGGCGTGATCCAGGACTATCGCCAGTTCGGCGAGTACTCCACGCCGGGCAACTACATGCTGGAGCGCAACGACATCGTCTCGGCCGCGCAGCCCCCGGCCGCGACGGCCTCTGGCGCCACCGGTCAGCCTGCCGGGGCCGATGGCAAGCCCACCGAGCCACGCGTGGAAGCGCAGCTGCCGGGCGCCATCATGCTGCGCCTGCGGCCCGGCGTCGACGCGCAGTTCGAGGAACGCCTCGTGAAGAACCTGCAGGCCATCGCGCCGGACTGGGGCTTCACGATGAAGCCGGTGGAAGACGTGCGCAGCGAGTACCTGCGTAACAACTACCTCACGCCCCTCATGATCATGGGCATGGTGGCCGGGTTCCTGCTGCTGATGGTGGCGCTCGGGTTGAGCGGCGTGCTCTGGCAGAACGTCACGCAGCGCATCCGCGAACTCGGGCTGCGGCGGGCCAAGGGCGCCGACCGGGCGCGCATCAAGCTCCAGATCTTCATGGAGCTGGCGCTGATGACCGGCATCGCGATCGGCCTTGGCGCGATCATCCTGGCGCAGTTGCCGATGTTCGGCTGGCTGGGACCGGTGCCGCCCGGCCTCTACGTCGCGAGCCTGGTGCTGGCGGCCCTGCTGCTCTTCGTGCTGACCTCGTTCTGCGGCTGGTATCCGAGCCTGCTGGCGACGCGAATCCCGCCGGCGGAAGCATTACGCTACGAGTAG
- a CDS encoding ABC transporter permease, which yields MLKNYLTLAWKVLQRRKVFTAISLFGTSFTLVVLTVAVALFDHALSPVPPEVHMSRTLVMGRARMQGDGNTWQSPPGYRLIHDYARNLPGVQLMTVQTEGSVATSFVQGRKIESTLKHTDAEFWQLYQFTFLEGSPYGASDVSSARLVVVINETSRRRFFGEGPAVGRYIDADGQRFQVIGVVKDVPSLRTPSADLYAPLTTQKSKGWEEEYLGNFSPAFLLTPGARPEEVRAEFASRLGTWKPPANSNWKTLSATLETRFEGMGRNLYPGQTDFTRTYGGFLTMLLTGAALVFMALPAINLVNLNVSRIMERASEIGVRKAFGASSRALVVQFVVENLALTVIGGLLGFVLAGFVLRSINQSGLIPYADMSLNPRIFLWGVGLSVVFGLLSGVYPAWRMSRVHPVVALKGTR from the coding sequence ATGTTGAAGAACTACCTCACCCTCGCCTGGAAGGTCCTGCAGCGCCGCAAGGTGTTCACGGCGATCAGCCTCTTCGGCACCAGTTTCACGCTCGTGGTGCTCACGGTGGCCGTGGCGCTGTTCGACCACGCGCTCTCGCCGGTGCCGCCCGAAGTGCACATGTCGCGCACGCTCGTCATGGGCCGGGCGCGCATGCAGGGCGACGGCAACACGTGGCAGAGTCCTCCGGGATACCGGCTGATTCACGACTACGCCCGCAACCTGCCCGGCGTGCAGTTGATGACGGTGCAGACGGAGGGCTCGGTCGCGACGTCCTTCGTCCAGGGCCGCAAGATCGAGTCGACGCTCAAGCACACCGACGCGGAGTTCTGGCAGCTGTACCAGTTCACGTTTCTCGAGGGCAGCCCGTACGGGGCGTCCGACGTGTCGTCGGCCCGCCTGGTGGTCGTGATCAACGAGACCAGCCGCAGGCGCTTCTTCGGTGAGGGGCCCGCCGTCGGGCGGTACATCGATGCCGACGGCCAGCGCTTCCAGGTGATCGGCGTCGTCAAGGACGTGCCGTCGCTGCGCACGCCGTCGGCCGACCTGTACGCGCCATTGACCACGCAGAAGTCCAAGGGCTGGGAGGAGGAATACCTGGGCAACTTCTCGCCGGCGTTCCTGCTGACGCCGGGCGCCAGGCCCGAGGAGGTCCGCGCCGAGTTCGCGTCTCGCCTCGGCACCTGGAAGCCTCCCGCGAACTCGAACTGGAAGACGCTGTCGGCGACGCTCGAGACCCGGTTCGAGGGCATGGGACGCAATCTCTACCCGGGTCAGACCGACTTCACGCGCACCTACGGCGGCTTCCTCACGATGCTGCTGACCGGCGCCGCGCTGGTGTTCATGGCGCTGCCGGCCATCAACCTGGTGAACCTGAACGTGAGCCGCATCATGGAGCGCGCCTCCGAGATCGGCGTCCGCAAGGCCTTCGGCGCCTCGAGCCGGGCGCTCGTGGTGCAGTTCGTCGTCGAGAACCTGGCGCTGACGGTGATCGGCGGACTGCTCGGGTTCGTGTTGGCCGGCTTCGTGCTGCGGTCGATCAACCAGAGTGGCCTGATTCCGTACGCGGACATGTCGCTCAACCCCCGCATCTTCCTGTGGGGCGTCGGCCTGTCGGTGGTGTTCGGCCTGTTGTCGGGTGTCTATCCCGCGTGGCGCATGTCGCGCGTCCACCCCGTCGTCGCGCTCAAGGGAACGAGGTAA
- a CDS encoding ABC transporter ATP-binding protein, protein MIHLEQIQKVYRTDRIETVALADINLRIDQGEFVSIMGPSGCGKSTLLNLMGLLDEPSDGRITINDKHVESYRDKDLARMRNRDIGFIFQTFHLIPDLKIVDNVELPLLYRPGSAKQRRQLALEALDRVGLSSRVNHFPSQLSGGQQQRVAIARAIVGKPIVLLADEPTGNLDSAMGDEVMGILEKLNRDGTTIVMVTHDPQKAEQTHRTVRLFDGRQVQ, encoded by the coding sequence ATGATTCACCTCGAACAGATCCAGAAGGTGTACCGGACCGACCGCATCGAGACGGTCGCGCTGGCCGACATCAACCTCCGCATCGACCAGGGAGAGTTCGTGTCGATCATGGGACCGTCGGGCTGCGGCAAGAGCACGCTGCTGAACCTGATGGGCCTGCTCGACGAGCCCAGCGACGGCCGGATCACGATCAACGACAAGCACGTCGAGTCGTACCGCGACAAGGACCTCGCGCGGATGCGCAACCGCGACATCGGCTTCATCTTCCAGACGTTCCACCTCATTCCCGACCTGAAGATCGTCGACAACGTGGAGCTGCCGCTGCTGTACCGGCCGGGCAGCGCGAAGCAGCGCCGCCAGCTCGCGCTCGAGGCGCTCGACCGCGTCGGCCTCAGCTCTCGGGTGAACCACTTCCCGTCACAGCTCTCGGGCGGCCAGCAGCAGCGCGTCGCGATTGCCCGCGCCATCGTCGGCAAGCCGATCGTGCTGCTCGCCGACGAGCCCACGGGCAACCTCGACTCCGCGATGGGCGACGAGGTGATGGGCATCCTCGAGAAGCTGAATCGTGACGGAACGACCATCGTCATGGTGACGCACGACCCGCAGAAGGCCGAGCAGACGCACCGCACCGTGCGGCTGTTCGACGGACGGCAGGTGCAATAG
- a CDS encoding efflux RND transporter periplasmic adaptor subunit, with protein sequence MDRPIETSVRRRAQLRRWLPVTAILVVLASALVWGADLLRPSLRRDRVRTARVESGPLEASLTASGTVVPAVEHVISSPIDARVLAVLRRVGDTLKAGDAIVRLDTSDSELEAEKLRQSIALKGNEQARMRLTLESQLIELDGQIKSKDLELQALKAALASNQALSKEGLVSQEVLRESELKAAQAAVDLARLKQSRVNAEATNRAQLDGLSLEMQSLRAEDAQQRRLLDLTTTKSDRDGVLTFVQDEEGALVRKGDVVARVADLSVFRVEATTSDVNASRIRVGQPVRVRLDDLVTDGRVSVVEPQMQNGALRFQVALADPDAAWLRSNLRVDVQVVTDRKARVLRVARGPYAQGGGAQQVFVMRNGRAYRTPIRLGVSNFDWFEVVDGLAEGDEIIASDMREYEYAPEIRIK encoded by the coding sequence GTGGATCGCCCCATCGAAACCTCCGTCCGCAGGCGCGCCCAGCTCAGGCGCTGGCTGCCGGTCACCGCCATCCTGGTGGTGCTGGCGTCGGCGCTGGTGTGGGGCGCCGACCTCCTTCGTCCGTCCCTGCGCCGCGACCGTGTCCGCACGGCACGCGTGGAGAGCGGCCCGCTCGAGGCCTCGCTCACCGCCTCGGGCACCGTCGTCCCGGCCGTCGAGCACGTCATCTCGAGCCCGATCGACGCACGGGTGCTCGCGGTGCTGCGACGCGTCGGCGACACGCTCAAGGCGGGCGATGCCATCGTCCGGCTCGACACCAGCGATTCGGAGCTCGAGGCCGAGAAGCTCCGACAGAGCATTGCGCTCAAGGGCAACGAGCAGGCGCGCATGCGTCTCACCCTCGAGTCGCAGCTGATCGAGCTCGACGGGCAGATCAAGTCCAAGGACCTCGAGTTGCAGGCCCTGAAGGCGGCGCTGGCGAGCAACCAGGCGCTGTCCAAGGAAGGCCTCGTGTCGCAGGAGGTCCTGCGCGAGTCGGAGCTCAAGGCCGCGCAGGCGGCCGTCGACCTCGCCCGGCTCAAGCAGAGCCGCGTCAACGCCGAGGCGACCAATCGCGCCCAGCTCGATGGCCTCTCCCTCGAGATGCAGTCGCTGCGCGCCGAGGACGCGCAGCAGCGGCGGCTGCTCGACCTCACCACCACCAAGAGCGACCGCGACGGCGTGCTGACCTTCGTGCAGGACGAGGAGGGCGCGCTCGTGCGCAAGGGTGACGTGGTGGCCCGCGTGGCCGACCTCAGCGTGTTCCGCGTCGAGGCGACCACCTCCGACGTCAACGCCTCGCGCATCCGCGTCGGGCAGCCGGTGCGGGTCCGCCTCGACGACCTGGTCACCGACGGCCGCGTGAGCGTGGTCGAGCCGCAGATGCAGAACGGCGCCCTCCGGTTCCAGGTCGCCCTGGCCGATCCGGACGCCGCGTGGCTCCGCTCCAACCTGCGCGTCGACGTGCAGGTGGTGACCGACCGCAAGGCCCGCGTGCTGCGGGTCGCCCGTGGACCGTACGCGCAGGGTGGCGGTGCGCAGCAGGTGTTCGTGATGCGCAACGGCCGCGCCTATCGCACGCCCATCCGGCTCGGTGTCTCGAACTTCGACTGGTTCGAGGTCGTCGACGGACTCGCCGAGGGCGACGAGATCATCGCCTCCGACATGCGCGAGTACGAGTACGCGCCGGAGATTCGGATCAAGTAG
- a CDS encoding saccharopine dehydrogenase family protein, protein MRVVVFGAGVVGEAVAWDLTHVPPTADVTVVDVDAARLQVIAARLRVAAQQADLSDIGVVRRLADAADVTVGTLPSTLARPVIAAMARDGRRHVDVSFLAEDPREDHEAARTAGAVVVYDCGVAPGLSHALIGHAARTMTRVRRGVIDVGGLPVDPEPPFFYKAPFAPGDVIEEYTRPARLVRDGHPVTLPALSEAVTVEVPGVGLLEAFNTDGLRSLVDTVPADAMIERTLRYPGHLAAMRVLADGGFFDPEPRPVGGHLVSPRALTEAVLFPQWQYAPGERDMTVLRVEVEGEGPDGPVGLRWTMVDRPGTSSPLSSMARTTGMPAAITCRWIASGLVSTPGVHPPERLGLDGHAPALLDALAARGIHVVAD, encoded by the coding sequence ATGCGGGTCGTGGTGTTCGGGGCGGGCGTCGTCGGCGAGGCGGTGGCGTGGGATCTCACGCACGTGCCGCCCACGGCGGACGTGACGGTGGTCGACGTCGACGCGGCGCGGTTGCAGGTGATCGCCGCCCGGCTCCGGGTGGCGGCGCAACAGGCGGACCTGTCGGACATCGGCGTCGTGCGCCGGCTCGCCGACGCGGCCGACGTGACGGTGGGCACGCTGCCCAGCACGCTGGCGCGGCCGGTGATCGCGGCGATGGCGCGCGATGGACGCCGGCACGTGGATGTGAGCTTCCTGGCCGAGGATCCACGCGAGGACCACGAGGCGGCCCGGACCGCCGGCGCGGTGGTGGTCTACGACTGCGGCGTCGCGCCCGGCCTGAGCCATGCCCTCATCGGGCACGCGGCTCGGACGATGACGCGGGTGCGACGCGGCGTCATCGATGTCGGCGGCCTGCCGGTCGATCCAGAGCCGCCGTTCTTCTACAAGGCCCCCTTCGCGCCGGGGGACGTGATCGAGGAGTACACCCGCCCTGCCCGCCTCGTGCGCGACGGGCACCCGGTGACGCTTCCGGCGCTCAGCGAGGCGGTCACGGTGGAGGTGCCGGGCGTCGGGCTGCTCGAGGCCTTCAACACCGACGGCTTGCGCAGTCTCGTCGACACGGTGCCGGCCGACGCGATGATCGAGCGCACGCTGCGCTATCCCGGGCACCTGGCGGCGATGCGCGTCCTCGCGGACGGCGGCTTCTTCGATCCGGAACCGCGCCCCGTGGGCGGCCACCTGGTGTCCCCACGCGCGCTCACCGAGGCGGTGCTGTTTCCGCAGTGGCAGTACGCGCCCGGCGAGCGCGACATGACCGTGCTCCGCGTGGAGGTCGAGGGCGAGGGGCCGGATGGCCCGGTGGGGTTACGGTGGACGATGGTCGATCGGCCCGGCACAAGCAGCCCCTTGAGCAGCATGGCGCGCACGACCGGCATGCCGGCCGCCATCACCTGCCGATGGATCGCCTCCGGCCTCGTCTCGACGCCGGGCGTGCATCCCCCGGAACGGCTCGGCCTGGACGGCCATGCTCCGGCCCTGCTCGACGCGCTCGCCGCCCGCGGGATTCACGTGGTGGCGGACTAG
- a CDS encoding carboxypeptidase regulatory-like domain-containing protein — MVLRRRLACASLVAGLVLGAWAPAATQSGATIRGRFTLPPPRPDDRRPALIDPRNAARTRQPRVGVVYLEVAPSAAFEDGVSARQVMDQRNETFVPHVLAVRTGTTVDFPNSDRVYHNVFSLSATRRFDLGRYAVGRSKSVRFDRPGVVRVFCDIHSHMNAFILVFAHRYFDVTQPDGTFQLPPVPPGTYTVSAWYEGDVLATRQVVVRAGETAIVDLQAP; from the coding sequence GTGGTTCTGAGGCGCCGGCTGGCGTGCGCGAGCCTGGTGGCCGGCCTCGTGCTCGGCGCCTGGGCCCCGGCAGCGACGCAATCGGGCGCCACCATCCGCGGCCGCTTCACGCTGCCGCCGCCCAGGCCGGACGACCGCCGTCCGGCCCTGATCGACCCGCGCAACGCGGCGCGCACCCGCCAGCCGCGCGTCGGCGTCGTGTACCTCGAGGTCGCGCCGAGCGCGGCCTTCGAGGACGGCGTGTCGGCCCGGCAGGTGATGGACCAGCGCAACGAGACCTTCGTCCCGCACGTGCTGGCCGTGCGCACCGGCACGACGGTGGACTTCCCCAACAGCGATCGCGTGTACCACAACGTCTTCTCGCTGTCGGCGACGCGCCGCTTCGACCTCGGGCGCTACGCGGTCGGCCGGTCCAAGTCGGTGCGATTCGATCGCCCGGGGGTGGTGCGCGTGTTCTGCGACATCCACTCGCACATGAACGCCTTCATCCTGGTGTTCGCGCATCGATACTTCGACGTGACCCAGCCCGACGGCACCTTCCAGTTGCCGCCCGTGCCGCCGGGGACCTATACGGTCTCCGCCTGGTACGAGGGCGACGTCCTCGCCACGCGGCAGGTGGTGGTCCGCGCGGGCGAGACCGCGATCGTCGACCTGCAGGCCCCGTGA
- a CDS encoding ATP-binding protein: protein MRALGSLTNRLFLVCVALSIASIGAAMLFVSARLTREHDRAMATRQAETVSLVERQRRLLVDTSTRLSRLVADLPKLKAALTTRDAATVAPIVSSYREEIGADVLIVSDDAGRAVFTAGDVRGPVATQSLALPAGHPHGQPRFVTLAHPRGILQLVTVPITIGFDPVEQLGLLSVGMLLDEAQARALRASTGSELAFAVGGRVLAASVGAAALPSLTQELGQATEGALPIAGVNYAWHAVPLQRLPGEAPEGRADARLVVLHSTTEAEATLRSVRVALAAIALLTALVASVASFAVARTITRPLSDLTASMREMARTGTLAPLRAGDRGRAWDDEDVRLLAGTFHTLTAALGRFQAQAAERDRLTALGRLSTVIAHEIRNPLMIVRGALRGLRRQEDPLVADAAADIEEQVQRLDRVVNDVLDFARPVQLEVSPASLHAICREAVAACLAAEPDPPVTLRLDDAADQVRTDAHRLRAVLVNLVANAREAVRAADRPPGDGLVTVGTRRASGAVMIEVVDKGTGIDPGVAGHVFEPYFTTRRKGTGLGLAIARNIVEGLGGTITLDSRQGEGTTVRLTLPQETTER, encoded by the coding sequence ATGCGCGCGCTCGGGTCGCTGACCAATCGTCTGTTCCTGGTGTGCGTCGCCCTGTCGATCGCCTCGATCGGCGCGGCGATGCTGTTCGTCAGTGCCAGGCTGACGCGCGAGCACGACCGTGCCATGGCGACGCGTCAGGCCGAGACCGTGTCGCTCGTCGAGCGCCAGCGTCGCCTCCTGGTCGACACGTCGACGCGCCTGTCGCGTCTGGTGGCCGACCTGCCCAAGCTCAAGGCCGCGCTCACCACCCGCGACGCCGCCACCGTCGCCCCCATCGTGTCCAGCTATCGCGAGGAGATCGGCGCAGACGTGCTGATCGTCAGCGACGACGCGGGCCGCGCCGTCTTCACGGCCGGCGACGTGCGCGGGCCGGTCGCCACGCAGAGCCTCGCGCTGCCGGCGGGCCACCCCCACGGGCAGCCCCGTTTCGTGACACTGGCGCACCCGCGCGGCATCCTGCAGCTGGTGACCGTGCCCATCACGATCGGCTTCGATCCGGTGGAGCAGCTCGGCCTGCTGTCGGTGGGCATGCTGCTCGACGAGGCCCAGGCGCGGGCGCTGCGCGCCTCCACCGGCAGCGAGCTCGCGTTCGCGGTCGGCGGCCGGGTGCTGGCGGCCTCGGTGGGCGCCGCGGCCCTGCCGTCACTGACGCAGGAGCTGGGCCAGGCGACGGAGGGGGCCCTGCCGATTGCCGGCGTCAACTACGCGTGGCACGCCGTGCCGCTGCAGCGGTTGCCCGGCGAGGCCCCGGAGGGGCGAGCCGACGCCAGGCTGGTGGTGCTCCACTCGACGACCGAAGCCGAGGCGACCCTCCGGAGCGTCCGCGTGGCGCTGGCGGCCATCGCACTGCTGACGGCGCTGGTGGCCAGCGTCGCGAGCTTCGCCGTCGCGCGCACCATCACCCGCCCGCTTTCAGATCTCACCGCCTCGATGCGCGAGATGGCTCGCACCGGCACCCTCGCGCCTCTCAGGGCCGGCGACCGCGGCCGGGCCTGGGACGACGAGGACGTCCGCCTGCTGGCTGGCACCTTCCACACGCTGACGGCGGCCCTCGGCAGGTTCCAGGCGCAGGCCGCGGAGCGGGATCGCCTCACGGCGCTCGGGCGCCTGTCCACGGTCATCGCGCACGAGATCCGCAACCCGCTGATGATCGTCCGCGGCGCGCTGCGCGGCCTGCGCCGCCAGGAGGATCCGCTGGTGGCAGACGCGGCCGCCGACATCGAGGAGCAGGTGCAGCGGCTCGATCGTGTCGTCAACGACGTCCTCGACTTCGCGCGCCCCGTGCAGCTCGAGGTGTCGCCGGCCTCGCTCCACGCCATCTGCCGCGAGGCCGTCGCCGCCTGCCTGGCCGCCGAGCCCGACCCGCCGGTCACGCTGCGGCTCGACGATGCCGCCGACCAGGTGCGCACCGACGCGCACCGTCTGCGGGCGGTGCTGGTCAACCTGGTGGCCAACGCCCGCGAGGCGGTGCGTGCGGCTGATCGCCCCCCGGGCGATGGGCTCGTCACGGTCGGCACGCGGCGTGCATCGGGTGCGGTGATGATCGAGGTGGTGGACAAGGGCACGGGCATCGACCCTGGGGTCGCCGGGCACGTCTTCGAGCCGTACTTCACCACGCGCCGCAAGGGCACCGGCCTCGGGTTGGCCATCGCCCGCAACATCGTCGAGGGCCTCGGCGGGACGATCACCCTCGACAGCCGCCAGGGCGAGGGCACGACGGTCCGCCTGACGCTCCCGCAGGAGACGACGGAGAGATGA
- a CDS encoding sigma-54 dependent transcriptional regulator encodes MTHGTVLLVDDEEKILKTLGRALREDEHEVTTTGSPQEALRLLGARQFDVLVIDYLMPGMTGLDVVRELQGVPEAERPAVLMMTAHGTVRNAVEAMKLGVRDYLQKPFDIDELLVGVRRAVEEQQARSGLRYLLAEQSAQFGQYGIVGRSRAVQDVIARVELVARSRSTVLITGETGTGKELVARAIHDRSAERAQPLIRVNCAALPESLLESELFGHVRGAFTGAVNARKGRFALADGGSIFLDEISTISPSVQAKLLRVLQEREFEPLGAERTQKVDVRVIAATNRDLQVMAAEGKFQNDLYYRLNVIPIRIPPLRERREDIPLLVEHFTRRIATSLGKPDLRVEDAALDALVHYAWPGNVRELENTIERAVVLATGATITRDLVLLMPGAQGTGTGLPSARLHDNVSWAERESILAALRASGGVKKDAAESLGISQRALSHYLGKHGID; translated from the coding sequence ATGACGCACGGCACCGTCCTGCTCGTCGATGACGAGGAGAAGATCCTCAAGACGCTCGGGCGCGCGCTGCGCGAGGACGAGCACGAGGTCACGACGACCGGCTCGCCGCAGGAGGCGCTGCGGCTGCTGGGGGCGCGGCAGTTCGACGTGCTCGTCATCGACTACCTGATGCCCGGCATGACCGGCCTCGACGTGGTGCGTGAGCTGCAGGGGGTGCCCGAGGCCGAGCGGCCGGCCGTGCTGATGATGACGGCGCACGGCACCGTGCGCAACGCGGTCGAGGCCATGAAGCTCGGGGTGCGCGACTACCTGCAGAAGCCGTTCGACATCGACGAACTGCTGGTCGGCGTGCGTCGCGCCGTGGAGGAGCAACAGGCCAGGAGCGGCCTCCGCTACCTGCTGGCCGAGCAGAGCGCGCAGTTCGGCCAGTACGGCATCGTCGGGCGCAGCCGCGCCGTGCAGGACGTGATCGCGCGCGTGGAGCTGGTGGCCAGGAGCCGCAGCACGGTGCTCATCACCGGGGAGACCGGCACCGGCAAGGAGCTGGTGGCGCGTGCCATCCACGACCGCAGTGCCGAGCGGGCGCAGCCGCTGATCCGCGTCAACTGCGCGGCGTTGCCCGAATCGCTGCTCGAATCGGAGCTGTTCGGCCACGTCCGCGGCGCCTTCACCGGCGCGGTCAACGCCCGCAAGGGACGCTTCGCGCTCGCCGACGGCGGGTCGATTTTCCTCGACGAGATCTCCACGATCAGCCCGAGCGTGCAGGCCAAGCTGCTGCGCGTGCTGCAGGAGCGCGAGTTCGAGCCGCTGGGCGCCGAGCGCACCCAGAAGGTGGACGTGCGGGTGATCGCCGCCACCAACCGCGACCTGCAGGTGATGGCGGCCGAAGGCAAGTTCCAGAACGACCTGTACTACCGGCTCAACGTGATTCCGATCCGCATCCCGCCGCTGCGCGAGCGGCGCGAGGACATCCCGCTGCTCGTGGAGCACTTCACCCGCCGGATCGCGACGTCGCTCGGCAAGCCCGATCTCCGCGTCGAGGACGCCGCGCTCGACGCGCTGGTGCACTACGCGTGGCCCGGCAACGTGCGCGAGCTCGAGAACACGATCGAGCGCGCCGTGGTGCTCGCCACCGGCGCCACCATCACGCGCGACCTGGTGCTGCTGATGCCGGGCGCGCAGGGCACGGGGACCGGCCTGCCCTCCGCGCGGCTGCACGACAACGTGTCATGGGCCGAGCGCGAGTCGATCCTGGCCGCGCTGCGCGCCTCGGGCGGCGTCAAGAAGGACGCGGCCGAATCGCTCGGCATCAGCCAGCGCGCCCTCTCGCATTACCTGGGCAAGCACGGCATCGATTGA